The stretch of DNA CTGAACTCATCGAAGAATGGCCGAGTTGGACGTTGCCCGTTTTGGCCTGGGGGAAAAAACAAGGAGGCGTCGTCGGCTACAGCCATAGCGGTTGGGGCTTGGAACTGCCCGATTACGACGATCGTGGCAACCGGGTGCCGAACAAAAAAGGCAAAGCAGCGGATAAGCTTCCCGACTATGCCATGCCTCCCTTTGACGGCATCGGCGCCAACGAATACATCGTGACTGTCACCCACGACGTCTGCGACTTTATCTCCGCTGTCGACACCCCATCGATTTGGGAATTGAACATCTGGTACCACACGCTCAACTGTGGGTACCGCGCCCGCATCAGCGGCGAAACCGATTTCCCCTGCATCTACGGCGACAAAGTTGGACTGGGCCGCATTTACGTCAAACTCCCCGAAGACCAGGAGCTGAATTACGACAACTGGGTCGCCGGTTTGAAGGATGGACGCAGCTATTGTGGCGACGGGTTGAGCCACATTGTTGATTTCAAAGCCAACGACGTCGGCGTCGGCGAGCCGGGCAGCGGCGGCGAAATCAGCCAGTTGGATATTCCCGAAGCGGGCACGGTCAAAGTTGAGTTCGACGTCTCGGCCTTACTAGCTGAAGCACCGACGCCTGAGACCGAACGCATTCGCAATCGACGCCTCGACGAAAAACCGTATTGGCATCTCGAACGCGCACGGGTCGGCGAGACACGGACCGTGCCGGTGGAAGTCATCGTCAACGGCTATCCCGTTGCAACGAAACACATCGTGGCTGACGGAGAAATGCAGCATTTGAGCTTTGGCGTCAAAATCGACAAATCGAGTTGGATCGCCGTGCGGATTTTGCCGTCGGTGCACACCAACCCGGTGTTCGTGCAAGTCGGCGACAAACCGATTCGCGCCAGTCGCCGCAGCGCACAATGGTGCCTAGATGCGGTCGACGTCTGCTGGGACCGCAAAGAAGGCCGCATTGGTGTTCGCCGCCCGGAAGAAAAACAACAAGCCGCCGCCGCCTACCAAAAAGCGAGAGAAAGTTACACAAAAATCCTAGAAGAATCAGTCGCCGACTAATCGCGTTTTCCGTCGTAGGGTGTGTCTCCTGGCGTGGATTGCCGTGTGCGACGGCAAGCCGTCGGTTTGGGATTTACGTTCCGACGCCCGCCAATCTGTGTTTAATCTGTGGCTAAGAATTCGACCAACGGGAAATCAACCGGGCCTTTGTAATTCGAGTACGAATCATGATCTGTATTCCCATTGCGCCGGAATCGCACACGTTGGCTCGGGCCGACTTGTACAATGCCGAGCCACAGTGTGACGTTGTTGAAATCCGGCTGGACTGCCTGCACAAGACGCCCAACGTGGCCAAGCTGATCGAAGGCCGCCGTAAACCGGTGATGATTTCCTGTCGCCGCCAAGAGGATGGTGGTTCCTGGAACCGCGATGAGGCCGAACGCGTGACGGTTCTGCGGCAGGCGATTGCCGATGGACCAGAATTCGTTGATATCGACGTCGACATCGCCGGCAAGATTCCTCGCTACGGACCGACGATGCGGATCGTCAGTTTTACGCATTCACAAGGCTCGTTGCCCGATCTCAAGACAATCTACCAACGCGCGTGTGATGCCGATGCAGATATGGTGCGATTCACCGCGCCCACGCCGACCTTAGAGGCTGCTTGGCCGTTGCTGTTAGCGCTGAACTTCCAAGGCAAAGCACCGGTCATCGTCAGCGGCACGGGGGACGCCGGGTTGACGTTGGCACTGACGAGTTGCAAATTGGGATCGCCATTTATTTATGCAGCGCTCGAACAGGGCATGGAGGTTCAAGAGGGACAAGTCAGCGTCCGCATTCTCGAAGAGACATACCGCTGGCGAGACATTTCGCAGCAAACCCACCTTGTGGCCGTGATGGGATTTGAAGCGCCGCAAACAAAGACCGTACGGGCCTTAAACGCGGCCTTTGCCTATTCACATCTCAACATCCGCTGCCTACCGGTCGAAACACAATTGCTGGAACGGATGATGCAGATGCTGGAAAAGCTGCACATCAAAGCAGCACTGCTTGACCCTAAGAACCGCGAAACCATGTTGCGTCTCGCCGACCACATTGAAAAATCGGCAGAGATCTCACAGCAAGCCGATATGCTGCTGAAGTCCGACAAGGGTTGGACGGCTTACAGCACGCTGTGGCGGTCCGCACTCAAGGCCTTAGAAACGACGCTCGGTCCCGCCCGCGGCGATCAAAAACCACTCGACCACCGCAACGTACTGGTCGTCGGCGCCAATTCCACAGCCCGCGCAGCCATCTACGCCAGCAAGCGCCGCGACACAATCCTCAGCATCACAGCCGGAGACGACAAACGCGCACAGTTATTGTCGCAATTGTTCAACCTCCGCTACGTCCCCACAGCCAACGTGTTCTCCACGCTGTGCGATGTGATCATCTCCACCGAAAGCGAGTTTGAACAAGGGAAAAAAACCAAACTGCCCGCTAGTTTTCTGCGAGACTCGATGGCGGTGATGGACCTCGACGGTATGCCGCAAGACACACCGTTTATCAAAGAAGCACGCTCACGGTTCTGCAAAGTCGTCGAACCGGTCAAAATTTCAGTCGAACAACTCGCCTCACAATTCACCGCCATCTCCGGCCAACCCGCACCGCTAGAAGTTCTCGAAACGGCATTGAAGGCGGAGTGATTTGTGGGGATAAGCCTATCGCGTCCGCCAATTATTTCTTCGTCTTGCGAACCTTCGCAGCGATGCGCGCGAGCACCTGCTGTGCCCGGCGTTCCCCATCGCTGACCGCACTGGCGTGGGCCCCGTTCATGTTGACGAACAAAGTCTGCACCATCTTGCGATAGCCTTCGAACTCGCGCTGTGCGTGTTGTATGCCGTCGAAGACTTGTTTGGGAACAATATATTGCTCGTACGTCTGTTTCATCCAGTCCCGTTTGGGCGCCGACGTTGTGTCTCCCACATCACAATCCTTCAAATATCGTGACACCCGCGAAGCGGTTTCGCGCAACCACCGCCGCGCATCCATCCACGCCGCCTTGTCCGCCGTATCGGCGGACAGTTGCTCTTCATGGTTTAAGTCGCGATTCAGCGAGCCCAAGCGGGTCAGGGTATCGACCAATTTTTTGCGGCAGAGCGCCAAGTCCCGCTCGGCTTTGACGATCGCTTTCCAATCGGTGTCGATATTTTCAAACAGATCGCCGATATCCGTCGGCACTGGGCCACCGGGCAGCGGCGCGAATGGCGGAGCTGAAGACGGTGCGGCGGGTGGCGCGATCGGAGGTGCAACTGGCATGGCCGGAGCGAGTAACGAAATCGCGACTCCTGAATCCACTCCAGGGACCGGATCGGTCAACGGTTGATCGAAATACGCTGACGCCCCCTGCTGAGCATCATAGGTCACCCCATATTGTGTCCATTGCCAAACGCACCCCGGCTCCAGTCCCAACCAACTCAGGACCGTCCGCAACGTCAACTGCTGGCGCTGTCGATAGCTGCGGAAGGTCTCGTCAGGGATATTCACCACCACTCCGCAGGGCAAATGGGACGGCTTGTACCAGACCCAGAGGAACTGCTGCGGCGAATCCCCGCAAGGGACCCGTTCCCAACTCTGCGAAGCAGGCCGGGCCGAAAAATTTGCAATGACGGATGAGAGACGAGCGCTTCCCTCGAAATCAATTTGGCTCATCGGCTTATTCGCCCTTGCTCCTCGACATCTGAAACTTGGTAGCCAGCTCAAATATAGGTGCCACTGGCGGCTTGTCCGCCGGTGCAAACCGTGCGGCTGTCAAAACACGGCTGGGCAAGCCAGCAATGGCATCCAATGACCGGGTGTTTTTCGATACTGCAACGGGCTTCTGGTAACGGAATTCATTCCGCCGCCCAAGTCATAGATCCACCCTACGGCGATATTTGTTTCAAAAAATCGGATAGGGCGCGGCCATATTCTGAAAATTCGGAGCGGTCGATGTTGTTGTGCCCGATATTTGGAAGTTCCACGAATTGCTTAGGCACTCCGCTGTGCGAGGCTCGCGGCGCTCGCGCAAACAGCTGTTGTCCCAACTCAAAAGGAACGACCTCATCGGCCGTTCCGTGCAAATGCAACAGCGGACAATTGACCTCGGGAACCACCGCCTGCGAATCGAAACGATCCAACAGCAACCAGCGCACCGGCAACCAGGGATAGTGGTATCCAGCCGCATCCACCAATGACGAAAACGTCGCCTGCAACACCAGCGCCCGCGGCGTCTCGCCACTGCGACAGGCATGGGCGGCCAATTGCGTCGCAACGCCCCCACCCAACGATTCGCCGAAAATAATCATCCGCTCCGGCGCGACTTGTTGCTCATCGGTTACATGCCGCCAGATCGCACGGGAATCGGCCAAGATCGCCGATTCACTCGGCAAACCCTCGTTGTCACCGTAGCCTCGATAATCGAAGATCAGCGTATCGACGTCCAACGCCGAAAACAGCCGCAGCACATCGTCACGATGCCCGCGATGCCCTGCGTTTCCGCAAAACACAATCACCACCGGCCGATCGCTTTGTAGGTGCTCGGAATATTCGGCGTCGTTGACGCAACTCCGAGCGCCGGCGGGATGGTACCAGCCATGCAGTGCCGTTCCGTCATCGGCCGTGACGGTGACTTCATGCACTTGCGAGTCAGCAAACCCGCCGTCGATGGGTCGAACGGCTTCCACTTGGTGAGGATGGTAGATCAGCGATCGTTGAAATACGGCTAACATGACAAGGAGCACCAGATAGATTCGGACCGGCATCAGCCAGTGGGACCGCCACCAGGGACGCCGCCGCGGCGGCTTAACCGGCGTTGTGTCGTTGTTGGTCATCGCCTCTCCACGCGAGCATTGTTTCGTTGCGATTACTTACAGCGCGGGTTGCTCTGCACTGTTGGCAGAAATCTGTTAGCAGAAATCTGTACGCGAAGTTCATGGCCAAATTTATTGAGTCGAGGCTGCGTCATTCTCGCCCGGTCGACTCGGCACTCCGCCGCCATCGACTTCCAATTGGCGATCTCGGGCCCGTTGTACTAATGGGGCCAGTTCTCGATTGTCTTGATACAGGGCGATGACGGACTTCCAGACCCCCTGGGCCTTGATGGTTTCGCCGTTGAGATAAAGGTTGTCCGCCCGGTCCAATGCGTCGCGGACCAACTCCGCACGGTTGTCGTTCGTGTCGCCGCTTTCAATCTTGGCGATTTGCCGGCGCGACAAATTCACAAAGGGGCGCGCCGTTTTATCGTTCTCATCCAGTACTTTGACGATGCTTTGGTATTTCTCCAAGGCAGAAATTCGGTCGCCGAATTGTTCGAATTCGTAGGCCCTTACATACAGTCGTTCTGCTTCACTCTTCGGTTCGGTGAGTCCAACCTTTGACCGTGTTAGAATACTTTCTTCAGCTTTGCGCATCTCGACTTCATCAATATACACCTGGACTTGGGGCGCAAATTCCGCATCGGGATAATCCTCAGCCAACGGAAGCAAGTAATCTTTGAGCGCCTTGCGCTGGTCAACACTTTCGCCGGTCTTCATTAACGCTTCGGCTTTGGCAAATTTTTGCGCCGGGCTATCGGGCCAAACCGCATAGATCACGACCAACAACAGCAGGGCCAATGCGCCGACTAAGAACCACGTTTTTTCAAAAATCGGTGTGTCTAGTTGCGGTTTGCGTTTTTTCTTCTTCTTTCGCCGCAATAAGTCCTTGGCCACCGCCGTGTCGACATCGCCGCCGGCGACAGTCGCTTTTTCCGTCGCCTGATTTTCTAAAATACTGGTTTGCTTAGCGACCTTTTCTCGGACCATTTCCAGTTGCGTTGCTACGGCCAGTGCGTCAAGCGGACGATTGTCGACCGGCTTGGCCAACAAGTCTTGCACGACCGACTCCAACCAGATTGGACAGTCCATATTTTCCGCCCGCACTCGCGGGGGTTGTTCACTCAGATGCATGTGGAATAGCGTCGCCGGGTTGTCGGACATGAACGGCGGCTTGCCGGTCAGCATCTCAAACATCACGCAGCCCATCGCATACAAGTCGGTCTTGTGCGAGATCGGTGGCTTGCCGCAAATCTGCTCAGGCGACATATAGGCGAATGTCCCCATCGTCTTGCCGGCAGCGGTCAGTTGGGTGGCATCGTTGGTTCGTGCCAAACCAAAATCGCCCAGTTTCAGCGTCCCTTTTTTGGTAAGAAACAAATTCGCCGGTTTCAAATCGCGATGAACCACACCATGGTCATGCGCGTGCTCCAGGGCAGCGCACAGCTGCAGTGAATAGTCGATCGTCTCTTCCCAGGTCAACCGGCCTTTTTTGCGGATCAAGTCTGCCATCGATCCGCCGTCGACGTATTCCATGGCATAGAATTTTTGCGCCCCTTTGCGGCCGCCGCCGTAGCAGAGCACAATGTTCTTGTGCCGCATTTTCTGCAGCACCTTCAATTCCCGCTCGAACCGCTTCACCAAGCGGATATCTTCGTTCAAATCCGCTGGTAATAGCTTCAGCGCGACTTTCTTGCCGTTTTTGGTGTAGATGGCGCTATAGACAACGCCCATTCCGCCGGCGCCAATCTGTTTTTTCAGCTCAAACGGACCAAGCCGTGTCGGGACGCCTGCCATAGAAATCTGTTTCCCTAAAACTCTCATCCACAGCGTGCCGACATGAAATGCCGCCGCTTGTGCTCAGAAGCACACGGGAGCGGAATCGTGAAACGCCTCTGCACTAACATCTTGTGCCAAAAGCGTTTATGGATGTGCCACCAGGAATGTTGTCCGCAAAAACACCCTGGTGTTTCTTCACCAAACATTATGCTAACCGTGCAAACAAACTCTCGCTACTCCAATCAACAGAGATCGAACATTCCCGCTCGCTTTTTTCCACGGAAATTAACCAGCAAACCCGTCTGGGCGAACCTATCTGTTACCGGAAATGTCCCCTAAATCATCAGTCGGCTCGTGACCGCCATTTTCGATTCCCAGCAGTATTCTTGGCCGGAAACGGCCTAACAATCAGTTCTGCATCTCGCCATTGGTGACGAAACCGGTTAGAATGGGACTGCTGAGGATTGGAGGGGCGATGCGCGTCGAACCATGATGTTTCCTATTCCGTCTCGACGTGCGCCAACTTTGCCGGCAACGGAACACCTCCTGTTCCTGCATGGCCAGGGGAATTCGTTCTCCGTTTCGCACGTCCGGTCCAATCTCGCCCATTTGTCGTTTTTTGAATTACACACACGCCTTTTTTAGTGAGTTGAGGAATTCCAGTGTCCCTCGCAGAAGAACGCCCCCAGACCCGTAATACTCCCATCAATGGAGCGGACATTCTTGTCGACGCGTTGATTCGCCAGGGAGTAGAAGTGGTCTTCGCGTATCCCGGCGGGGCCAGCATGCCGATTCACCAAGCACTCACCACACGGGCCGATGAACTGCGGACAATCTTACCCCGACACGAACAAGGGGGAGCATTCGCAGCCGAAGGGTATGCCCGCAGCACCGGACAGGTGGGGGTTTGCGTCGCCACCAGCGGTCCCGGAGCCACGAATCTGGTCACCGGACTGGCCGATGCCAAACTCGATAGCTGTCCGATCATCGCCATCACGGGACAGGTCCCCTGGTCGGTGATCGGTACCGATGCATTTCAAGAAACCCCCATCGTCGAAGTCTGCCGCGCGATTACCAAACACCACTACTTGGTGACCGATATCGCCGATCTGCCGCGGGTCGTCAAAGAGGCGTTTCATGTCGCCACGACTGGTCGGCCGGGGCCGGTGTTGATCGACATTCCCAAGAATGTCCAAAACACCACGCTGGACGAAGAGCCTGATTACGATCCGCCGATGCATCTGCCCGGTTATCGTCCGGAAATCCGCAATATCGCTCCGGAGCAAATCAAGCAGGTTCTCGCCGCCATTCGACGATCTAAAAAACCGATTCTGTATGTCGGCGGCGGCGCCATTCATTCGGGCGCTTCTGAACAACTCAAAATCTTCGCCGATCGGACCGGTATTCCAGTCACGATGACCCTCATGGGACTCAGCGCGTTTCCCGGCACACACGATCAATCGATGCACATGCTGGGGATGCACGGTACCGAATACGCCAACTATGCCGTTGCCGATGCCGACCTGTTGTTGGCATTCGGTGTTCGTTTCGACGACCGCGTGACGGGCAAACTGGAAGAGTTTGCCAAACACGGAAAAATCGTTCATGTCGAAATCGATCCGTCAGAAATCCACAAGAACAAAGAAGCGCACATTCCGATCAATGCGGACCTCAACGCCACGTTGATCGCCCTGAATGATGCGATGACTGATGACGATATTCCCGACATCTCCGTCTGGCAAAAACAGTGCGC from Symmachiella dynata encodes:
- a CDS encoding type I 3-dehydroquinate dehydratase; its protein translation is MICIPIAPESHTLARADLYNAEPQCDVVEIRLDCLHKTPNVAKLIEGRRKPVMISCRRQEDGGSWNRDEAERVTVLRQAIADGPEFVDIDVDIAGKIPRYGPTMRIVSFTHSQGSLPDLKTIYQRACDADADMVRFTAPTPTLEAAWPLLLALNFQGKAPVIVSGTGDAGLTLALTSCKLGSPFIYAALEQGMEVQEGQVSVRILEETYRWRDISQQTHLVAVMGFEAPQTKTVRALNAAFAYSHLNIRCLPVETQLLERMMQMLEKLHIKAALLDPKNRETMLRLADHIEKSAEISQQADMLLKSDKGWTAYSTLWRSALKALETTLGPARGDQKPLDHRNVLVVGANSTARAAIYASKRRDTILSITAGDDKRAQLLSQLFNLRYVPTANVFSTLCDVIISTESEFEQGKKTKLPASFLRDSMAVMDLDGMPQDTPFIKEARSRFCKVVEPVKISVEQLASQFTAISGQPAPLEVLETALKAE
- a CDS encoding alpha/beta hydrolase; this translates as MTNNDTTPVKPPRRRPWWRSHWLMPVRIYLVLLVMLAVFQRSLIYHPHQVEAVRPIDGGFADSQVHEVTVTADDGTALHGWYHPAGARSCVNDAEYSEHLQSDRPVVIVFCGNAGHRGHRDDVLRLFSALDVDTLIFDYRGYGDNEGLPSESAILADSRAIWRHVTDEQQVAPERMIIFGESLGGGVATQLAAHACRSGETPRALVLQATFSSLVDAAGYHYPWLPVRWLLLDRFDSQAVVPEVNCPLLHLHGTADEVVPFELGQQLFARAPRASHSGVPKQFVELPNIGHNNIDRSEFSEYGRALSDFLKQISP
- a CDS encoding serine/threonine protein kinase, coding for MAGVPTRLGPFELKKQIGAGGMGVVYSAIYTKNGKKVALKLLPADLNEDIRLVKRFERELKVLQKMRHKNIVLCYGGGRKGAQKFYAMEYVDGGSMADLIRKKGRLTWEETIDYSLQLCAALEHAHDHGVVHRDLKPANLFLTKKGTLKLGDFGLARTNDATQLTAAGKTMGTFAYMSPEQICGKPPISHKTDLYAMGCVMFEMLTGKPPFMSDNPATLFHMHLSEQPPRVRAENMDCPIWLESVVQDLLAKPVDNRPLDALAVATQLEMVREKVAKQTSILENQATEKATVAGGDVDTAVAKDLLRRKKKKKRKPQLDTPIFEKTWFLVGALALLLLVVIYAVWPDSPAQKFAKAEALMKTGESVDQRKALKDYLLPLAEDYPDAEFAPQVQVYIDEVEMRKAEESILTRSKVGLTEPKSEAERLYVRAYEFEQFGDRISALEKYQSIVKVLDENDKTARPFVNLSRRQIAKIESGDTNDNRAELVRDALDRADNLYLNGETIKAQGVWKSVIALYQDNRELAPLVQRARDRQLEVDGGGVPSRPGENDAASTQ
- the ilvB gene encoding biosynthetic-type acetolactate synthase large subunit, with the translated sequence MSLAEERPQTRNTPINGADILVDALIRQGVEVVFAYPGGASMPIHQALTTRADELRTILPRHEQGGAFAAEGYARSTGQVGVCVATSGPGATNLVTGLADAKLDSCPIIAITGQVPWSVIGTDAFQETPIVEVCRAITKHHYLVTDIADLPRVVKEAFHVATTGRPGPVLIDIPKNVQNTTLDEEPDYDPPMHLPGYRPEIRNIAPEQIKQVLAAIRRSKKPILYVGGGAIHSGASEQLKIFADRTGIPVTMTLMGLSAFPGTHDQSMHMLGMHGTEYANYAVADADLLLAFGVRFDDRVTGKLEEFAKHGKIVHVEIDPSEIHKNKEAHIPINADLNATLIALNDAMTDDDIPDISVWQKQCADWKKNHPLRYKDAGDFILPQYAIEELWRQTHEEDTFIAVGVGQHQMWSAQYYKFDRPRRWLSSSGLGSMGFGLPAAMGVQAAHPGKTVVDIDGDGSFQMNIQELATLHCENLPVKILLLNNQHLGMVMQWEDRFHAGNRAHTYLGPVHHPEATGKGETERVDDSYPNFVKIAEGYGIASRQVRSKKEFPEALAEMLAAEGPYLLDVLCPYQEHVLPMIPTGHSVDGMITE